Proteins encoded together in one Megalops cyprinoides isolate fMegCyp1 chromosome 20, fMegCyp1.pri, whole genome shotgun sequence window:
- the per2 gene encoding period circadian protein homolog 2 isoform X3, which translates to MSEDSDSKPYLFSGLEGQDGAAAACGSMSQLHRMGGFGEGRDLGLASEGSDSSSQDPGASPHSDRKRARSLHEEDVEMKSSGSSGSGTESHGNESHGNDSHGNESHGNESTGSSNGNSKDSALLESSGSNKSSNSHSPSPPSSSNAFSLLSASSEHDNPSTSGCSSEESAKAKTQKELIKTLKELKLHLPAEKRHKGSKSSTLNTLKYALRCVKQVEANEEYYQLLMINDSQPSGLDVSSYTIEEIDGITSEYTLKNTDIFAVAVSLITGKIVYISDQAASILNCKRDVFKNAKFVEFLTPQDVSVFYSFTTPYRLPSWSMCTGAESSPSDCMQEKSFFCRISGGREREGDLQYYPFRMTPYLMKVQDTEHAEDQFCCLLLAERVHSGYEAPRIPTDKRIFTTTHTPGCVFQDVDERAVPLLGFLPQDLIGTPVLLHLHPNDRPIMLAIHRKILQYAGQPFDHSSIRFCARNGEYVTIDTSWSSFVNPWSRKVSFVIGRHKVRMGPVNEDVFAAPPFTEGKTMDSDIQEITEQIHRLLLQPVHNNGSSGYGSLGSNEHLLSVASSSDSNGGRARQEEEESHKAKPRTFQEICKGVHMQKSQDQQGLMGFAGKPEPKRGFGKFQQKSPVVRPKDSAAPLMGKENVACMEDRAAVHEELAYKDQTVYSYQQISCLDSVIRYLESCSIPITVKRKCESSSNTTSSNSDEDKQKAPDNAMQVSEAEPELLEAEPRGLPSMKAHKKPSPAAVGSSLAPLALPSKAESVVSITSQCSYSSTIVHVGDKKPQPESEIIEDVAGTGEAGEGAGPAPPPSAVSPPTQEREAYKKLGLTKQVLAAHTQKEEQAFLCRFRELRGVRAFQADCSHYLDRHRGQPPTEAAAATRGRKQGGGAEPASRRGGRNKKTKSKRMKQQESSDSTVSHRKQPLRPPLQSLNQTSWSPSDTSQSTLPIPYPTVMSAYPLQVYPGTGPVAPRVDPSLSGFGDSQCSQDPRLTMQPSPYSTPLVTPMVALVLPNYMFPQMGSTPRQPFYPEQTNFPPQPTFPTQTPFTATPTFPTQTPFTATPTFPSQTPFTATPTFQAQAPFPAPPSFPVQTQFGAQNPFPPQPPFPAQPFPYSLPAEPPKSTAPEPQEAASRSSTPQSLGARDQASPPLFQSRCSSPLQLNLLQLEETPRSVEKQDTSAPPAAGPVEKGSTASPAKPDKELQQASSQGDGQQSDANSTLSDLLEILLQEDSRSGTGSATSGSLGSGSNVCGTSASGASGSGTGSSHLSNNSSKYFGSIDSSQNSHKAGVRGGGAGAGGGAVELEERQRFIKYVLQDPLWLLMANADESVMMTYQLPSREVQKVLREDREKLQQMQKKQPRFTEEQKKELVEVHPWMRRGGLPQAIDVKACGCCEEVSPALIEEEPPDLEMGETIEDGHSQKGGEEPQPANPCPGPPPNL; encoded by the exons ATGTCTGAAGACTCGGACTCCAAGCCGTACCTGTTCTCCGGCCTGGAGGGCCAGGACGGGGCGGCGGCCGCCTGCGGCTCCATGTCCCAGCTGCACCGCATGGGCGGCTTCGGCGAGGGCCGCGACCTGGGCCTGGCCTCGGAGGGCAGCGACAGCAGCAGCCAGGACCCCGGCGCCTCGCCGCACAGCGACCGGAAGCGGGCCCGCTCGCTGCACGAGGAGGACGTGGAGATGAAGAGCAGCGGCTCCAGCGGCAGCGGCACCGAGTCGCACGGCAACGAGTCGCACGGCAACGACTCCCACGGCAACGAGTCGCACGGCAACGAGTCGACGGGCAGCTCCAACGGCAACAGCAAGGACTCCGCCCTGCTGGAGTCGTCTGGGAGCAACAAGAG CTCGAACTCCCACAGTCCGTCCCCGCCCAGCAGCTCCAACGCCTTCAGCCTCCTCTCCGCCAGCTCCGAGCACGACAACCCCTCCACCAGCGGCTGCAG CAGTGAAGAATCTGCCAAGGCCAAAACGCAGAAAGAGCTGATCAAGACTCTGAAGGAGCTGAAACTCCACCTGCCAGCAGAGAAGAGGCACAAAGGGAGCAAGTCCAGCACCCTCAACACCCTCAAGTACGCCCTACGCTGCGTCAAGCAGGTGGAAG CCAATGAGGAGTACTACCAGCTGCTGATGATAAATGACAGTCAGCCATCAGGCCTGGATGTGTCCTCCTACACCATAGAGGAGATCGATGGCATCACCTCCGAATATACCCTAAAAAACACG GATATCTTTGCGGTAGCAGTGTCCCTGATCACGGGCAAGATCGTGTACATCTCGGACCAGGCGGCCTCCATCCTGAACTGCAAACGGGACGTCTTCAAGAACGCCAAATTCGTGGAGTTCCTGACCCCGCAGGATGTCAGTGTCTTCTACAGCTTCACCACGCCCTACCGCCTGCCCTCCTGGAGCATGTGCACCGGTGCAG AGTCCTCTCCGTCAGATTGCATGCAGGAGAAGTCCTTCTTCTGCCGTATCAG CGGGGGCAGGGAGCGGGAGGGGGACCTGCAGTACTACCCCTTCCGCATGACGCCCTACCTGATGAAGGTGCAGGACACGGAGCACGCCGAAGACCAGTTCTGCTGCCTCCTGCTGGCCGAGAGGGTGCACTCCGGATACGAAG CTCCCAGAATCCCCACAGATAAGCGGATCTTCAccaccacgcacacaccaggCTGCGTGTTCCAGGATGTAGATGAGAG GGCTGTTCCTTTGCTGGGCTTCCTGCCCCAGGATCTGATCGGTACCCCGGTCCTGCTCCATCTGCACCCCAACGATCGGCCGATCATGCTGGCTATCCACAGGAAGA TCCTGCAGTACGCGGGCCAGCCCTTCGACCACTCGTCCATCCGCTTCTGCGCCCGCAACGGCGAGTACGTCACCATCGACACCAGCTGGTCCAGCTTCGTCAACCCCTGGAGCCGCAAGGTGTCCTTCGTCATCGGCAGGCACAAAGTCCGCAT GGGTCCTGTGAACGAAGATGTGTTTGCAGCCCCTCCCTTCACAGAGGGGAAGACCATGGACTCCGACATCCAGGAGATCACAGAGCAGATCCACAGACTACTGCTGCAG CCGGTGCACAATAACGGGTCCAGCGGCTACGGCAGCCTGGGCAGCAACGAGCACCTCCTGAGTGTGGCCTCGTCCAGCGACAGCAACGGGGGGCGGGCgcggcaggaggaggaggagtctcACAAGGCCAAGCCG CGCACCTTCCAGGAGATATGCAAAGGTGTCCACATGCAGAAGAGCCAGGACCAGCAAGGGCTCATGGGATTTGCTGGCAAACCGGAGCCCAAGAGGGGCTTTGGCA AGTTCCAGCAGAAGAGCCCTGTGGTGCGGCCCAAGGACTCGGCCGCGCCCCTGATGGGGAAGGAGAACGTGGCCTGCATGGAGGACAGGGCGGCCGTGCACGAGGAGCTGGCCTACAAGGACCAGACCGTGTACTCCTACCAGCAGATCAGCTGCCTGGACAGCGTCATCAG GTACCTAGAGAGCTGCAGCATTCCAATCACGGTGAAGAGGAAGTGCGAGTCGTCCTCCAACACCACCTCCTCCAACTCTGACGAGGACAAGCAGAAAGCCCCAGACAACGCCATGCAGGTGTCCGAAG cAGAACCTGAGCTCTTAGAGGCCGAGCCCAGGGGCCTCCCTTCTATGAAGGCGCACAAAAAGCCGTCCCCCGCGGCGGTGGGCTCCTCCCTCGCACCCCTGGCCCTGCCCAGCAAGGCGGAGAGCGTGGTCTCCATCACCAGCCAGTGTAGCTACAGTAGCACCATCGTTCATGTGGGAGACAAGAAACCCCAGCCGGAATCGg AAATCATCGAGGATGTGGCTGGAACAGGAGAAGCAGGGGAAGGTGCTGgtccagccccgcccccgagCGCCGTGTCTCCGCCCACCCAGGAGAGGGAGGCCTATAAGAAGCTGGGCCTCACCAAGCAGGTGCTGGCTGCGCACACGCAGAAGGAGGAGCAGGCCTTCCTGTGCCGCTTCCGGGAGCTGCGCGGCGTCAGAGCCTTCCAGGCAGACTGCTCCCACTACCTGGACCGACACCGCGGCCAGCCTCCCACAGAGG cagcgGCTGCCACTCGAGGGCGCAAACAAGGTGGCGGGGCGGAGCCCGCGAGCAGGCGCGGCGGACGCAACAAGAAGACCAAGTCCAAGCGCATGAAGCAGCAGGAGTCGTCCGACAGCACGGTGTCCCACAGGAAGCAGCCCCTGCGACCGCCGCTGCAGAGCCTAAACCAGACGTCCTGGTCGCCCTCGGACACCTCCCAGTCCACGCTCCCCATTCCCTACCCCACCGTCATGTCCGCCTACCCCCTGCAGGTGTACCCCGGGACAGGCCCGGTTGCGCCCAGGGTGGACCCCTCTCTGTCGGGTTTCGGGGACAGCCAGTGCAGCCAGGACCCCCGCCTGACCATGCAGCCCTCGCCCTACTCCACGCCGCTGGTCACGCCCATGGTGGCCCTTGTGCTGCCCAATTACATGTTCCCCCAGATGGGGAGCACCCCACGCCAGCCCTTCTACCCAGAGCAGACAAACTTTCCTCCCCAGCCCACGTTCCCCACGCAGACGCCGTTCACAGCCACGCCCACGTTCCCCACGCAGACGCCGTTCACGGCCACGCCCACGTTCCCCTCGCAGACTCCCTTCACGGCCACGCCCACGTTCCAGGCCCAGGCCCCCTTCCCGGCCCCGCCCTCGTTCCCGGTGCAGACGCAGTTCGGCGCGCAGAACCCTTTCCCCCCGCAGCCCCCGTTCCCGGCCCAGCCGTTCCCCTACAGCCTGCCCGCCGAGCCCCCAAAGAGCACCGCCCCCGAGCCCCAGGAGGCCGCGTCCCGCTCCTCCACGCCGCAGTCGCTGGGCGCCCGCGACCAGGCCTCGCCGCCGCTCTTCCAGTCCCGCTGCAGCTCGCCCCTGCAGCTcaacctgctgcagctggaggagacgCCCCGCTCCGTGGAGAAGCAGGACACTtcggcgccccctgctgccgGCCCGGTGGAGAAGGGGAGCACAGCCAGCCCTGCCAAACCTGACAAAGAGCTCCAGCAG GCGAGCTCCCAGGGTGACGGTCAGCAGAGTGACGCAAACTCCACCCTCAGCGACCTGCTGGAGATCCTGCTCCAGGAGGACTCCCGCTCCGGGACGGGCTCCGCCACCTCCGGCTCACTGGGCTCCGGCTCCAACGTCTGCGGCACCTCGGCCAGCGGAGCCTCGGGCAGCGGCACGG GGAGCAGCCACCtgagcaacaacagcagcaagtACTTCGGCAGCATCGACTCGTCCCAGAATAGCCACAAGGCCGGGGTgcgcgggggcggggccggggccggGGGCGGAGccgtggagctggaggagcggCAGCGCTTCATCAAGTACGTACTGCAGGACCCGCTCTGGCTGCTCATGGCCAACGCCGATGAGTCCGTCATGATGACCTACCAGCTCCCCTCGCG GGAGGTACAGAAGGTGCTTAGGGAGGACCGGGAGAAGCTGCAGCAGATGCAGAAGAAACAGCCACGCTTCACCGAGGAGCAGAAGAAGGAGCTGGTGGAGGTGCACCCCTGGATGAGGAGAGGCGGCCTGCCGCAAGCCATCGACGTGAAG GCTTGTGGGTGCTGTGAGGAAGTCTCCCCAGCCCTGATTGAGGAGGAGCCGCCGGACCTGGAGATGGGGGAGACTATCGAAGACGGACATTCCCAGAAGGGCGGAGAGGAGCCCCAGCCGGCCAACCCCTGCCCTGGCCCACCTCCCAACCTTTGA
- the per2 gene encoding period circadian protein homolog 2 isoform X2, producing MSEDSDSKPYLFSGLEGQDGAAAACGSMSQLHRMGGFGEGRDLGLASEGSDSSSQDPGASPHSDRKRARSLHEEDVEMKSSGSSGSGTESHGNESHGNDSHGNESHGNESTGSSNGNSKDSALLESSGSNKSSNSHSPSPPSSSNAFSLLSASSEHDNPSTSGCSSEESAKAKTQKELIKTLKELKLHLPAEKRHKGSKSSTLNTLKYALRCVKQVEANEEYYQLLMINDSQPSGLDVSSYTIEEIDGITSEYTLKNTDIFAVAVSLITGKIVYISDQAASILNCKRDVFKNAKFVEFLTPQDVSVFYSFTTPYRLPSWSMCTGAESSPSDCMQEKSFFCRISGGREREGDLQYYPFRMTPYLMKVQDTEHAEDQFCCLLLAERVHSGYEAPRIPTDKRIFTTTHTPGCVFQDVDERAVPLLGFLPQDLIGTPVLLHLHPNDRPIMLAIHRKILQYAGQPFDHSSIRFCARNGEYVTIDTSWSSFVNPWSRKVSFVIGRHKVRMGPVNEDVFAAPPFTEGKTMDSDIQEITEQIHRLLLQPVHNNGSSGYGSLGSNEHLLSVASSSDSNGGRARQEEEESHKAKPRTFQEICKGVHMQKSQDQQGLMGFAGKPEPKRGFGTEFQQKSPVVRPKDSAAPLMGKENVACMEDRAAVHEELAYKDQTVYSYQQISCLDSVIRYLESCSIPITVKRKCESSSNTTSSNSDEDKQKAPDNAMQVSEEPELLEAEPRGLPSMKAHKKPSPAAVGSSLAPLALPSKAESVVSITSQCSYSSTIVHVGDKKPQPESEIIEDVAGTGEAGEGAGPAPPPSAVSPPTQEREAYKKLGLTKQVLAAHTQKEEQAFLCRFRELRGVRAFQADCSHYLDRHRGQPPTEAAAATRGRKQGGGAEPASRRGGRNKKTKSKRMKQQESSDSTVSHRKQPLRPPLQSLNQTSWSPSDTSQSTLPIPYPTVMSAYPLQVYPGTGPVAPRVDPSLSGFGDSQCSQDPRLTMQPSPYSTPLVTPMVALVLPNYMFPQMGSTPRQPFYPEQTNFPPQPTFPTQTPFTATPTFPTQTPFTATPTFPSQTPFTATPTFQAQAPFPAPPSFPVQTQFGAQNPFPPQPPFPAQPFPYSLPAEPPKSTAPEPQEAASRSSTPQSLGARDQASPPLFQSRCSSPLQLNLLQLEETPRSVEKQDTSAPPAAGPVEKGSTASPAKPDKELQQASSQGDGQQSDANSTLSDLLEILLQEDSRSGTGSATSGSLGSGSNVCGTSASGASGSGTGSSHLSNNSSKYFGSIDSSQNSHKAGVRGGGAGAGGGAVELEERQRFIKYVLQDPLWLLMANADESVMMTYQLPSREVQKVLREDREKLQQMQKKQPRFTEEQKKELVEVHPWMRRGGLPQAIDVKACGCCEEVSPALIEEEPPDLEMGETIEDGHSQKGGEEPQPANPCPGPPPNL from the exons ATGTCTGAAGACTCGGACTCCAAGCCGTACCTGTTCTCCGGCCTGGAGGGCCAGGACGGGGCGGCGGCCGCCTGCGGCTCCATGTCCCAGCTGCACCGCATGGGCGGCTTCGGCGAGGGCCGCGACCTGGGCCTGGCCTCGGAGGGCAGCGACAGCAGCAGCCAGGACCCCGGCGCCTCGCCGCACAGCGACCGGAAGCGGGCCCGCTCGCTGCACGAGGAGGACGTGGAGATGAAGAGCAGCGGCTCCAGCGGCAGCGGCACCGAGTCGCACGGCAACGAGTCGCACGGCAACGACTCCCACGGCAACGAGTCGCACGGCAACGAGTCGACGGGCAGCTCCAACGGCAACAGCAAGGACTCCGCCCTGCTGGAGTCGTCTGGGAGCAACAAGAG CTCGAACTCCCACAGTCCGTCCCCGCCCAGCAGCTCCAACGCCTTCAGCCTCCTCTCCGCCAGCTCCGAGCACGACAACCCCTCCACCAGCGGCTGCAG CAGTGAAGAATCTGCCAAGGCCAAAACGCAGAAAGAGCTGATCAAGACTCTGAAGGAGCTGAAACTCCACCTGCCAGCAGAGAAGAGGCACAAAGGGAGCAAGTCCAGCACCCTCAACACCCTCAAGTACGCCCTACGCTGCGTCAAGCAGGTGGAAG CCAATGAGGAGTACTACCAGCTGCTGATGATAAATGACAGTCAGCCATCAGGCCTGGATGTGTCCTCCTACACCATAGAGGAGATCGATGGCATCACCTCCGAATATACCCTAAAAAACACG GATATCTTTGCGGTAGCAGTGTCCCTGATCACGGGCAAGATCGTGTACATCTCGGACCAGGCGGCCTCCATCCTGAACTGCAAACGGGACGTCTTCAAGAACGCCAAATTCGTGGAGTTCCTGACCCCGCAGGATGTCAGTGTCTTCTACAGCTTCACCACGCCCTACCGCCTGCCCTCCTGGAGCATGTGCACCGGTGCAG AGTCCTCTCCGTCAGATTGCATGCAGGAGAAGTCCTTCTTCTGCCGTATCAG CGGGGGCAGGGAGCGGGAGGGGGACCTGCAGTACTACCCCTTCCGCATGACGCCCTACCTGATGAAGGTGCAGGACACGGAGCACGCCGAAGACCAGTTCTGCTGCCTCCTGCTGGCCGAGAGGGTGCACTCCGGATACGAAG CTCCCAGAATCCCCACAGATAAGCGGATCTTCAccaccacgcacacaccaggCTGCGTGTTCCAGGATGTAGATGAGAG GGCTGTTCCTTTGCTGGGCTTCCTGCCCCAGGATCTGATCGGTACCCCGGTCCTGCTCCATCTGCACCCCAACGATCGGCCGATCATGCTGGCTATCCACAGGAAGA TCCTGCAGTACGCGGGCCAGCCCTTCGACCACTCGTCCATCCGCTTCTGCGCCCGCAACGGCGAGTACGTCACCATCGACACCAGCTGGTCCAGCTTCGTCAACCCCTGGAGCCGCAAGGTGTCCTTCGTCATCGGCAGGCACAAAGTCCGCAT GGGTCCTGTGAACGAAGATGTGTTTGCAGCCCCTCCCTTCACAGAGGGGAAGACCATGGACTCCGACATCCAGGAGATCACAGAGCAGATCCACAGACTACTGCTGCAG CCGGTGCACAATAACGGGTCCAGCGGCTACGGCAGCCTGGGCAGCAACGAGCACCTCCTGAGTGTGGCCTCGTCCAGCGACAGCAACGGGGGGCGGGCgcggcaggaggaggaggagtctcACAAGGCCAAGCCG CGCACCTTCCAGGAGATATGCAAAGGTGTCCACATGCAGAAGAGCCAGGACCAGCAAGGGCTCATGGGATTTGCTGGCAAACCGGAGCCCAAGAGGGGCTTTGGCA CAGAGTTCCAGCAGAAGAGCCCTGTGGTGCGGCCCAAGGACTCGGCCGCGCCCCTGATGGGGAAGGAGAACGTGGCCTGCATGGAGGACAGGGCGGCCGTGCACGAGGAGCTGGCCTACAAGGACCAGACCGTGTACTCCTACCAGCAGATCAGCTGCCTGGACAGCGTCATCAG GTACCTAGAGAGCTGCAGCATTCCAATCACGGTGAAGAGGAAGTGCGAGTCGTCCTCCAACACCACCTCCTCCAACTCTGACGAGGACAAGCAGAAAGCCCCAGACAACGCCATGCAGGTGTCCGAAG AACCTGAGCTCTTAGAGGCCGAGCCCAGGGGCCTCCCTTCTATGAAGGCGCACAAAAAGCCGTCCCCCGCGGCGGTGGGCTCCTCCCTCGCACCCCTGGCCCTGCCCAGCAAGGCGGAGAGCGTGGTCTCCATCACCAGCCAGTGTAGCTACAGTAGCACCATCGTTCATGTGGGAGACAAGAAACCCCAGCCGGAATCGg AAATCATCGAGGATGTGGCTGGAACAGGAGAAGCAGGGGAAGGTGCTGgtccagccccgcccccgagCGCCGTGTCTCCGCCCACCCAGGAGAGGGAGGCCTATAAGAAGCTGGGCCTCACCAAGCAGGTGCTGGCTGCGCACACGCAGAAGGAGGAGCAGGCCTTCCTGTGCCGCTTCCGGGAGCTGCGCGGCGTCAGAGCCTTCCAGGCAGACTGCTCCCACTACCTGGACCGACACCGCGGCCAGCCTCCCACAGAGG cagcgGCTGCCACTCGAGGGCGCAAACAAGGTGGCGGGGCGGAGCCCGCGAGCAGGCGCGGCGGACGCAACAAGAAGACCAAGTCCAAGCGCATGAAGCAGCAGGAGTCGTCCGACAGCACGGTGTCCCACAGGAAGCAGCCCCTGCGACCGCCGCTGCAGAGCCTAAACCAGACGTCCTGGTCGCCCTCGGACACCTCCCAGTCCACGCTCCCCATTCCCTACCCCACCGTCATGTCCGCCTACCCCCTGCAGGTGTACCCCGGGACAGGCCCGGTTGCGCCCAGGGTGGACCCCTCTCTGTCGGGTTTCGGGGACAGCCAGTGCAGCCAGGACCCCCGCCTGACCATGCAGCCCTCGCCCTACTCCACGCCGCTGGTCACGCCCATGGTGGCCCTTGTGCTGCCCAATTACATGTTCCCCCAGATGGGGAGCACCCCACGCCAGCCCTTCTACCCAGAGCAGACAAACTTTCCTCCCCAGCCCACGTTCCCCACGCAGACGCCGTTCACAGCCACGCCCACGTTCCCCACGCAGACGCCGTTCACGGCCACGCCCACGTTCCCCTCGCAGACTCCCTTCACGGCCACGCCCACGTTCCAGGCCCAGGCCCCCTTCCCGGCCCCGCCCTCGTTCCCGGTGCAGACGCAGTTCGGCGCGCAGAACCCTTTCCCCCCGCAGCCCCCGTTCCCGGCCCAGCCGTTCCCCTACAGCCTGCCCGCCGAGCCCCCAAAGAGCACCGCCCCCGAGCCCCAGGAGGCCGCGTCCCGCTCCTCCACGCCGCAGTCGCTGGGCGCCCGCGACCAGGCCTCGCCGCCGCTCTTCCAGTCCCGCTGCAGCTCGCCCCTGCAGCTcaacctgctgcagctggaggagacgCCCCGCTCCGTGGAGAAGCAGGACACTtcggcgccccctgctgccgGCCCGGTGGAGAAGGGGAGCACAGCCAGCCCTGCCAAACCTGACAAAGAGCTCCAGCAG GCGAGCTCCCAGGGTGACGGTCAGCAGAGTGACGCAAACTCCACCCTCAGCGACCTGCTGGAGATCCTGCTCCAGGAGGACTCCCGCTCCGGGACGGGCTCCGCCACCTCCGGCTCACTGGGCTCCGGCTCCAACGTCTGCGGCACCTCGGCCAGCGGAGCCTCGGGCAGCGGCACGG GGAGCAGCCACCtgagcaacaacagcagcaagtACTTCGGCAGCATCGACTCGTCCCAGAATAGCCACAAGGCCGGGGTgcgcgggggcggggccggggccggGGGCGGAGccgtggagctggaggagcggCAGCGCTTCATCAAGTACGTACTGCAGGACCCGCTCTGGCTGCTCATGGCCAACGCCGATGAGTCCGTCATGATGACCTACCAGCTCCCCTCGCG GGAGGTACAGAAGGTGCTTAGGGAGGACCGGGAGAAGCTGCAGCAGATGCAGAAGAAACAGCCACGCTTCACCGAGGAGCAGAAGAAGGAGCTGGTGGAGGTGCACCCCTGGATGAGGAGAGGCGGCCTGCCGCAAGCCATCGACGTGAAG GCTTGTGGGTGCTGTGAGGAAGTCTCCCCAGCCCTGATTGAGGAGGAGCCGCCGGACCTGGAGATGGGGGAGACTATCGAAGACGGACATTCCCAGAAGGGCGGAGAGGAGCCCCAGCCGGCCAACCCCTGCCCTGGCCCACCTCCCAACCTTTGA